TGTGCGAAATGTAAAGGGTATGGGAAATTTGGTGAATCATGGATTTTGTTAAGACGATTGAAAGTAGCTTAGAAGAACTCCTGGGGAGTGGCATCAAGATTCTACCCGCTTTGCTCGCAGCACTTGTAATTTTGATGTTGACTCGTTATGGTGCTGGGTTTGCTAGAAAATTAGTCACTAAAGTGAGTCATAAAACCCTTCGCAGTCGCTCTTTACAAATGCTGGTGGCAAAAACGACCTATGTCACGGCTTGGATTGTGGGGATTCTCGCGGCTTGCGTAGTTGCGTTTCCGGGGTTGGAATTGGGGGATTTAGTTGCCACGTTGGGATTGAGTTCTGTGGCGATTGGTTTTGCGTTTCAAGACATTTTCAAAAACTTTCTCGCGGGAATTCTGTTGCTCGTTCAAGAACCTTTTCGCCTCGACGATCAAATTGTTGTTGGGGATTACGAAGGAACGGTCGAACGCATTGATATTCGCACCACCAAACTTCGCACCTATACGGGGGAACGGGTTTTATTGCCAAACTCTGCGGTGTTTACCAGCGCGGTTCTCGTGCGCACGGCATTTGATAAACGCCGTAGCGATTTAGCGGTTGGCGTGGATTACAATACGTCGCTTCCTGAAGCTAAGGAAATTTTACAGCGCGCGATCGCGGAAGTTCAAGGCGTACTCGCTCATCCCGAACCGGAAATCGATGTGGTGGGTTTTGGTGACAGTTCGATTGATTTCATCGTTCGCTACTGGACTTTACCGGGAATGAGAGAAGTTCGCCAAGCGCAAACTCGCGCCATGATTATGATTAAACAGGCATTGGATCGCGCAGAGATTGGCATTCCCTATCCCATTCGCACCCTCTATTTCTTCGATCAACAGAAGTATAACGATTTTCTAAGTACAGGACAAAAAATGTAGTGCTTGAAGAAACTCAGAATGTTTCAAGTCTAAATCGTTAACGATAGAGCGTAAATGATCGAAGCCATAGCGAAAAATACTCTTAGCTCGTCGTCCGTGATTC
The window above is part of the Lusitaniella coriacea LEGE 07157 genome. Proteins encoded here:
- a CDS encoding mechanosensitive ion channel family protein, which translates into the protein MDFVKTIESSLEELLGSGIKILPALLAALVILMLTRYGAGFARKLVTKVSHKTLRSRSLQMLVAKTTYVTAWIVGILAACVVAFPGLELGDLVATLGLSSVAIGFAFQDIFKNFLAGILLLVQEPFRLDDQIVVGDYEGTVERIDIRTTKLRTYTGERVLLPNSAVFTSAVLVRTAFDKRRSDLAVGVDYNTSLPEAKEILQRAIAEVQGVLAHPEPEIDVVGFGDSSIDFIVRYWTLPGMREVRQAQTRAMIMIKQALDRAEIGIPYPIRTLYFFDQQKYNDFLSTGQKM